In Magnetospirillum sp. WYHS-4, the sequence ATCCCTTCTTTAGCCGTCGGGCCGACGGGGTCCATGGCACCGGCCTGGGGCTGGCCATCTGCCGGGCGATCCTCGATCGCTACGGCGGCCGCCTGGAGGTGCAGAGCGAGGTCGGGCACGGCACTTGCTTTACCGTCAGCCTGCCCGATGCCGACGAAACGGAGGAAGAAACCTGATGGAGCCCCACGCCAACAAGCAGGTGCTGGTGATCGAGGACGATCGCACCTTCAACCAGCTCCTGTGCAAGCAGCTGACCCGCATGGGCCTGAGCCCGACCGGCGTGCAGCGCTGGGGCGACGGCCAGGAATTCCTGCGCGGCAACGAACCGGCTCTGGTGTTGATGGACGTGCAACTGCCCGACGGCGACGGCATCGAGATCTTGCGGGAACTGGGCTCCCAGTTCCCGGTCATCGTGCTGACGGCCTTCGGGTCTGTGAAGAACGCGGTCAACGCCATCAAGTCCGGGGCGGCCGAATACCTTATCAAGCCGGTGAACCTGGACGAACTGGAAATCACCGTCAATCGAGTGCTGGAGAACGCCCACCTGCGCCAGGACTGGCAATTCTATCGCAGCCGTTCCAAGGCGGTGCGCAAGAACTTCGTGGTCGGTCACAGCGCCCCCATCCGCCGCGTGATGGAAATGGTGGATGCCGTGGCCCCGACCGGCACCACGGTGCTGATCCAGGGAGAAAGCGGCGTCGGCAAGGAACTGGTGGCGCGCGAAATTCATGAGCGCAGCTTCTTCGCCAAGCGCAACTACGTGGCGCTCGACTGCTGCACCCTGCAGGAGAACCTGTTCGAGTCCGAGCTGTTCGGTCACGAGCGCGGCTCCTTCACCGGTGCCGACCGCCAGAAGAAGGGGCTGATCGAGGCGGCCGACGGCGGCACCCTGTTCCTCGACGAAATCGGCGAAATCACAGCCGCCATCCAGGCCAAGCTGTTGCGGGTCCTTGAGACCGGGCAGTTTCGGCGCCTGGGCGGCACCAAGGATCTTCTGGCCAACGCCCGCATCGTCGCCGCCACCAACCGGGACCTGGGTTCCATGGCGCGCCTGGGAACCTTCCGCCAGGACCTGTTCTACCGCCTGAACGCCTTCGTCATCACCGTTCCGCCATTGCGTGAGCGGCGCGACGACATTCCGGACATCATCGAGCACTTCATTCATCACCATGGCTTCTCGCGGCGCATCGACAAGACGGTCAGTCCGAACGCCATGCGGGTGATGATGACCTACGATTGGCCCGGTAACGTGCGAGAACTCCGCAACGTCATGGAACGCGCCATCATCCTGTCGCGCGATGAAACGCGGATCGAGGTCGACCACCTGGGCCTGGACGTCAAGCCGAAGCCGCCGCCGGGGGAGACCTTCGACTTCGACATGGACGGCGAACCGACCCTGGAGGACCTGAAGGAGCGCTACATGCGCTACATGTACCGCAAGCTGCGCGGCCATCGGTCCAACTTGGCGCGCGCCATGGGCATCAGCGAGCGCAATACCTACCGCCTGATCCGCCGCTACGGCCTTTCCAGCGATCCGGAATGACGAAACCCCGCCGGAGCAGGGAAACTCCGGCGGGGGAGGGGTTCGTGGCATCCCGTTCGGTGCGAGAGGTGTCCCCGGATTGAGGCGGGGGACTCCAGCGCCTCGTCTCCCTTCACAAATGGGGGGCCCGTCCCGCCGTATCAAGCCCGCCCGACTCCGTGGCGGGCGATCCTCTTGTTCCAGCCCTGGTTGGGTTTTTAACAATATTTTATTGTCATACCTTTGGATTGGTACGGCATAGGCTGTCCAATCTATGGCGGCGTAATGCCGTGTGTGATGTAATTCTTCCGCAAAGGAGGGCGCCAGTTCCTCCCGCTCGGCATAGCCGGGGATGGGGCTCCGATGGAACTTCTGGAGGGACGAGGTGCAGGATGGATTCCCTTATTCCGGCGACGATGGCGGTCGACGAGACGTCGGGCGTTGAGGAATCCCTTGAACTGGTGCGGGCGGGCGCCTTCATGGCGGTGCCTGACGGGACCGGCAGCCTGGGACGCAAGATCAAGGCGGTGGCGGAAGGCCT encodes:
- a CDS encoding sigma-54 dependent transcriptional regulator, with protein sequence MEPHANKQVLVIEDDRTFNQLLCKQLTRMGLSPTGVQRWGDGQEFLRGNEPALVLMDVQLPDGDGIEILRELGSQFPVIVLTAFGSVKNAVNAIKSGAAEYLIKPVNLDELEITVNRVLENAHLRQDWQFYRSRSKAVRKNFVVGHSAPIRRVMEMVDAVAPTGTTVLIQGESGVGKELVAREIHERSFFAKRNYVALDCCTLQENLFESELFGHERGSFTGADRQKKGLIEAADGGTLFLDEIGEITAAIQAKLLRVLETGQFRRLGGTKDLLANARIVAATNRDLGSMARLGTFRQDLFYRLNAFVITVPPLRERRDDIPDIIEHFIHHHGFSRRIDKTVSPNAMRVMMTYDWPGNVRELRNVMERAIILSRDETRIEVDHLGLDVKPKPPPGETFDFDMDGEPTLEDLKERYMRYMYRKLRGHRSNLARAMGISERNTYRLIRRYGLSSDPE